The Alphaproteobacteria bacterium genomic interval CGCGCTGGTGGAGGCGGTGAAAGCGGGCGCCATGGACCGCGAATCCCTCGCCGCCGCCCTGCCCAAGGTCAGCTTCGAGGGGCCGCGCGGCAAGCTCTCCATCGACCCGGCCACCAACAACATCGTCCAGCCGATCTATGTCTACGAGACGGTGAAGGGCGCGGACGGCCTGACCCAGAAGCTGCTCGCCACCCTCCCCGACGAGCGCGACCCGGTGAACGGCTGCCAGATGTAGGCAAACCCGCGGGAGCGGTACCCCATCGCTCCCGAAGGTTTGCGCCAGGAGACCCCGCCCCGCCATGAGTGATGCCGGTTTCTGGGTGTTGCAGACGCTGAACGCGCTGCAACTCTCCATGCTGCTATTCCTGCTGTCCATCGGTCTGACGGTCATTTTCGGCCTGATGCATTTCGTCAACCTGGCCCATGGCGCGCTCTATGCCCTGGGCGCCTATCTGGCGGCGACGGTGGCGGGGCTGGCCGGTTTTTGGTGGGGGTTCCTGCTGGCGCCGGTGGGGGTCGCGGCGGTGGGCGTGCTGCTCTATGCCGGCCTGATCCGCCATCTGCGCCGGGCCGGGCCGATGGCGCAGGTGTTGGTGACGTTCGGGCTGATCTTCGCGCTGCTGGACCTGACCCGCATCGTCTGGGGCGACCTGCCCCAGAGCCTGGCGACCCCGGACCTGCTGGCTGGCCGCGTGGCGCTGCTGGGCGTCGAGTATCCGGCCTTCCGCCTGTTCATCATCGCGCTGGGCCTGGGGGTGCTGGCGGCGCTCGCCTTCGCGCTGAACCGCACGCCCGTCGGCGCCATGATCCGGGCCGGGGTCGACAACGACGCCATGGCTGCCTGCCTGGGCATCCATGTGGAGCGGCTGTTCTTCCTGGTGTTCTGCGTCGGCTGCGCGCTGGCGGGCCTCGCCGGAGCCGTGGCCGCCCCCCTGCTCTCGGTGCGGCCGGAGATGGGGCTGGAAATCCTGATCCCCACATTGATCGTCATCGTCATCGGCGGCCTCGGCAGCCTGAGGGGGGCGGTGGCCGGCTCGCTGATCTTCGGCTTCGTCCAGACCTTCGGCGCCGTGCTGGCGCCGCAACTGGCCTCCGTGCTGATTTACGGCCTGCTGGCCGCGGTGCTGGTGATCCGCCCGGCCGGCCTGTTCCCGGCCCGTGTTTAGGGGCTGAGCCCGCATGTTCCATCACACGCCCCTCCGCCTATTCGCGCTCGCCCTGCTGGCCGCGGGCGGGCTCGTCTATGCCGAACGCGCCGGCTATTTCGGCCTGGAAATCCTGGCTGAGATGGCAATCCTGGCCCTGCTGGCGCTGAGCCTGGACCTGGTGGCGGGCTTCGGCGGCATGGTCTCGCTCTGCCATGGGGCGCTGATGGGCGCCGGCGCCTATGCCTATGCCCTGCTGACGACAGAGGCCGGCTGGAGCGCGCCGCTGGCCATCGCCGCGGCCATGGCGCTTGCGGGCGTGGTCGCCTGGGGCATCGGCGCCATCTGCGCCCGCGCGCACGGCATTTTCTTCATCATGGCCACCCTCGCCTTCGGCCAGATGGGCTATTCCTACGTGTTCGAGTCGCCGTTGTTCGGTGGCGACGACGGCCTGGCCGGCATCCCGCGGCTCGATCTCTCAGGCGTGGGGGTCGACCTCGGCGACTCGCAGAGCTTTGCGCTGTTCTGCCTGTTCGCTGTCCTGGTCGGCTATGGTCTCTGCGTGGGATTGCTGCGCTCGGGCCTGGGCCAGAGCCTGGTGGGCATCCGCCACAACGAGCAGCGCATGCGCGCCCTCGGCCTCACCGTCTGGCGGGTGAAGGCGGATGCGTTCGGGCTGTCCGGCCTACTCGCGGGCGCCGCCGGCGCGCTAGCGGCGCAACACAGCCTGTTCGTCTCGCCGGGCCTCCTGTCCTGGACGGTCTCCGGCGAGGCGCTGGTGGTGGTGATCCTGGGCGGGCTCGGCACCCTGGTCGGGCCGTTGGTGGGGGCCGCCGCCTTCGTCACGCTGAAGCACGAGATCAGCGCCTACACCAACCATTGGCACCTGATCGTGGGATTGATCCTGATCGCCGTGGTGATGACCGGAACCAACGGCCTGTTCGGCTGGCTGGAGGCAGGCCTCGCCCGTCTGCGCCCGGCCCGGAGCCGCGGCCATGCTTGAAACCCGCAACCTCTGCAAGAGCTTCGGCGCGATCCCGGTGACGCGCCATGTCTCGCTGACACTGGAACGGGGCGAGCGGCGCGTGCTGCTGGGCCCGAACGGCGCCGGCAAGACCACGCTGTTCCACCAGCTGGCGGGCGAGTTGAAGCCGGACAGCGGCTCGATCCATCTGGCGGGCCAGGACATCACCCGGCTGGGCGTGGCGGCCCGGGCGCGGCGGGGCCTCGCGCGCAGCTATCAGCGCAACACCCTGTTCGACGACCTGACCGTCGCCGAGAATCTGGGGCTCGCCGCCGCCATCGCGCTCGGCCATGCCCGCGCACTGCACCGCAGCGCCCTCGCCCGGCCGGAAGTGCGCGAGACCGTGGCGGAGGTGGCCGCCCGGACCGGCCTTGCCGCCTTGCTCGACCGGAGGGTCAGCGCTATCTCCTATGGCTTTCGCCGCCAGTTGGAGGTCGCGCTGGCACTGGCGACCCGGCCCGCGGTCATCCTGATGGACGAGCCCAGTTCCGGCGTCGGGCCGGAGCAGGCCAAGAGCCTGCACGGCCTGCTGCTGGGCCTGCCGCGCGACCTGACGCTGCTGATCGTCGAACACGACATGGACCTGGCCTTCGCCGTCGCCGACAGCGTGACCGTGCTGAACCAGGGCGAGGTGGTGTTCGATGGCCCGCCGGACGCCGCCCGCGCCAGCCCACTGCTGCGCGAGATCTATCTGGGGAGCTGGGCCGATGCTTGAGCTGCGCGCCGTCGACAGCGGCTATGGCGACACCCAGGTGCTGCACGGCATGGACTTCCGGGTCGAGCCGGGCCAGGTGCTGGCGCTGCTGGGGCGCAACGGTGTGGGAAAATCCACCACGCTCAAGACGATCATGGGGCTGATCCCGACGCGCGCCGGCCGGATGCTGTTCGACGGCCAGCCGCTCAACGGCCTCCGCCCGGACCGAATCGCCCGCCGCGGCATCGCCTATGTGCCCGAGACGCGCGACATCTTCCCCTCGCTGAGCGTGCGCGAAAACCTGGAGATCGTCGCGCGCCGGTTCCGTCCTGCGGGCAATGCGGGTGCGGCCTGGACGCTGGAGCGGGTGCTGGCCCTGTTTCCGGCGCTGGGCGGCCGCCTCGGCAATGGCGGCACGCAGCTTTCCGGCGGCGAGCAACAGATGCTGGCCATTGCCCGCGCCCTGCTGATGAACCCGCGCCTGCTGCTGCTGGACGAGCCGACCGA includes:
- a CDS encoding branched-chain amino acid ABC transporter permease; this encodes MSDAGFWVLQTLNALQLSMLLFLLSIGLTVIFGLMHFVNLAHGALYALGAYLAATVAGLAGFWWGFLLAPVGVAAVGVLLYAGLIRHLRRAGPMAQVLVTFGLIFALLDLTRIVWGDLPQSLATPDLLAGRVALLGVEYPAFRLFIIALGLGVLAALAFALNRTPVGAMIRAGVDNDAMAACLGIHVERLFFLVFCVGCALAGLAGAVAAPLLSVRPEMGLEILIPTLIVIVIGGLGSLRGAVAGSLIFGFVQTFGAVLAPQLASVLIYGLLAAVLVIRPAGLFPARV
- a CDS encoding branched-chain amino acid ABC transporter permease, coding for MFHHTPLRLFALALLAAGGLVYAERAGYFGLEILAEMAILALLALSLDLVAGFGGMVSLCHGALMGAGAYAYALLTTEAGWSAPLAIAAAMALAGVVAWGIGAICARAHGIFFIMATLAFGQMGYSYVFESPLFGGDDGLAGIPRLDLSGVGVDLGDSQSFALFCLFAVLVGYGLCVGLLRSGLGQSLVGIRHNEQRMRALGLTVWRVKADAFGLSGLLAGAAGALAAQHSLFVSPGLLSWTVSGEALVVVILGGLGTLVGPLVGAAAFVTLKHEISAYTNHWHLIVGLILIAVVMTGTNGLFGWLEAGLARLRPARSRGHA
- a CDS encoding ATP-binding cassette domain-containing protein, with amino-acid sequence MLETRNLCKSFGAIPVTRHVSLTLERGERRVLLGPNGAGKTTLFHQLAGELKPDSGSIHLAGQDITRLGVAARARRGLARSYQRNTLFDDLTVAENLGLAAAIALGHARALHRSALARPEVRETVAEVAARTGLAALLDRRVSAISYGFRRQLEVALALATRPAVILMDEPSSGVGPEQAKSLHGLLLGLPRDLTLLIVEHDMDLAFAVADSVTVLNQGEVVFDGPPDAARASPLLREIYLGSWADA
- a CDS encoding ABC transporter ATP-binding protein, with the translated sequence MLELRAVDSGYGDTQVLHGMDFRVEPGQVLALLGRNGVGKSTTLKTIMGLIPTRAGRMLFDGQPLNGLRPDRIARRGIAYVPETRDIFPSLSVRENLEIVARRFRPAGNAGAAWTLERVLALFPALGGRLGNGGTQLSGGEQQMLAIARALLMNPRLLLLDEPTEGLAPIIVRTIHDKLAELKATGLTILLVEQNFGFATSLADAVAVVGRGHIVWTGTPPAIRADAAAQHLWLGV